Within Anolis sagrei isolate rAnoSag1 chromosome 3, rAnoSag1.mat, whole genome shotgun sequence, the genomic segment GTGCTTTGTTTCTTTTATATCGCTCAAAATATTTTACATTGGCAATCATTGATCAACCACCTCTTCCAGAATAGTTCCATTGGAATTGGTGATACTGACTTGAAATGCACAACAATTGTACGCCGACGCTTTAGAAAGCCGCTGTGAATTAGCTTCATATGATTTATGCAACCTGCTTTTGTCCCAGCAGAAAAAAAACAATGATGTTGTGGACATTCATCAGACATGAAAGGGGGAAAATGTGTGTGTCTCATTTTCTAGTTTGTTTGTAGAAAAGCTGCCCTCTCATCGAGACTACCAGCAATGTGCAGTTCCAGAAAAACAGGATATTTTGAAGGTAGAGTTGGTCTTCTTTAccagtatttcagaggaaattctttctctttgtttgtttgtttgttctttcattctttcctggtACTATGCTAGTtagagaattctgggagttgtaatcccaaAAAATAATACCtttacagaattctgggagttgcaattccaTAAAGCAATGCCTCTGTTGACAACTAAGAGCAGTTCTTATGGTATTTGGCAGATAGCTATGATCTGCCTATGGCCTCAGCTGGTGCCTATGGAATCCACTAGTGCCAGTCTGAGTGGCATGGCACAGAGTTCAGAATTCAGCTTTAttttttgatgtatagctctGTGGTTAGTTAGATTTTCTGGGTGACATGGTCAAATCATTTGATCCATATTCTTCATGGTAAGGCAAGGAGAAGGtctaatggtgcatctacactgtagaatgaatgcatggCTATTAAAGTGGTGACTTTAATAGCCATGGTTCAGTTGGAATTGTAACTTTaaggtctttatccttccctGCGAAGGAGCACTGGtgcatcatcaaactacaactcccaggattccatagtattgagccattatagttaaagtggtatcaactggcattaattctacagtgtaagtgcACCCTAAGATGCCACAGAACTATTTGAATAGTATATGTcacaataatattataaaaatattcaaaattgtccaaattttgcacagaataaatcctaaaccagtgattcccaaagtggacGTTACCACCCCCTGGTGGGTGCCGCagcgatccgggggggggggggtggtaatggccacaggtgcattttgGGGTGATGAATAACTCTAAGGGggcggtgaaagcataaaagaaagaagagaatatgtagaaaaattgatttccaggccAAAtaggtttgggaaccactgtcctaaactaTAAAATGTTTTATGCTAGCGAATGGTTCACTTCATGGGTTCAGTCTGATTGTTTGGAACAGAAGAAAAGCAtttaaggatggtaaaaatatttgaaaatattgttttgaaatggttgaaaatgCCTCCCGAATATATGAAAAAGCAAGGACTAATTGTCAGTCCAGAACATATACTGTGTAAGACTGGCACATGGATGGGTggatgtgaattttgcacagaataattaCTGAACTGCAACTCATTTTTGTTATCTCTGCTGTTTTTGAAGAGTTTATGTAgctggaagaaaattgctaaaattactcatttcTTCCTTTGAGAATGAAATTAGCAATGAATTACATCTGTATTTGAGAATGACATTGCTTTTAAACTGGTTCCTTGTACCAATGAATTTAATTTTATGCTAGTGGATTATTTACTTGAGTCATGGGGCCAATTTTATTTTTGGGAACAGAAGGAAAACAAATTGTTATTTGCACACATGACCAGACTGTAATTTTTATTTCCCCAACAAAGAAACTGAAAGATGTAGCATTTCCAAGGACAGATGAACTGAAGAAGGCTCTGTTAAAGAAATACAATGCAGAATACCAGGAATATATGCAAGACAAGGTAAATGCAAGACAATGACTAAAAGTGAGCCCTGTTGTGGGGAGCGATACACCTACAGGCAAATGATGAATTcaatagtctgtgtatatgtgtgtctctgtgtgtgtgcacatgcgtacacacacatacacagcaaaatGATTACACTGTATTCCTTATATCTTTATTAGTATATGTGACAGATGTGATGTAATGGCTAGACTGTTGTTGAATTGCAACTTGGGACATctgagttcaagtccccactgaggacccttccacacagctaggaaataccacaatatttgctttgaactgaactgtatggcagtgtggactcagataccccagttcaaagcagatattgtgggatttcctgccttgatatcctgggttatatggctgtgtggaaggcccctgaaTAATGGTGGTTACTGGATAATATTGGGTCAGTGATCCCATTCTCACCCAAGTTTCCCAGAGGATAAACTGGGAAAGTAGAGAGCCATGTACACTGGCTTGAACTCAGGAGGGGATGCAGTTGAGATATGGAAGTATCCTCTGCAGCAGATATCGGCAAACCTAGACCCAGGGCCCCAGTGCAGCCCCTTGGGCCCTTTTCTCAGACCCTTTACTCTTTCACCAacctgctcttccttccttctctctttccttcctccaactcccccttccttccttatttctctctctcctccttcctttcgttccacccttttgtccttccttccttccttccttccttctttcctctctcattccctctctctttttctccttcccttttgtctttccttccttctcccttccctcccttccacccttccttcctcccatccttctcttcctccctttcttccttgcttatttctctttttccttcctccttttctcctgggAGATGCTTAGATGGGAAAAGAGAAGGTAGagtgggaacatgagaaccatgtttcaagatttgaaGGGATgttccattgaggaggaggggggaaagtgactttctgctgctctagagaccagggcacaggggaacaatggtttcaaatagcAAGAAAGaaatgactgaaaagattaggaagaacatcctgaaatcatagagtttgaagagaccttgtgggccatctagtccatctagttggggtgctttgaattcaattttcctgcttcttggcagggggttggattggatggctcacgaggtctcttccaactctatgattctatgaaagacaggaaacgtttggatccaaAAAGGGTTAGCCTTAGTCAGGATGGGATGGTggacagaaaacaaaaagaatcctagagctggaagagaccactaagggccatccagtccaaccccatgccaagaagcaggaaaatcgcattcaaagcacccccaacagatggccattcagcctctgtttaaaagcctccaaagaaggagcctccaccacactccggggcagagagttccactgctgaacagctctcacagtcagaaagtttttcccaatgttcaggtggaatctcctttcttgtagtttgaagccattgttcttgctccctatgacttccaatcacatatttatacatggctatcatgtcccctctcagccttctcgtcttcaggctaaacataccctgctctttaagctgctcctcatggggcttgttctccagacccttgatcatttgagtcgccgtcctcaggacacattccatcttgtcagtatctcccttctctttctgcctctgaaagagaagaagaagaggaaaggggaggaggggacTTATGGAGAACCACCTTCCTCTcggcccaccatgtggcccccaaattagaaagtttgcccatgcctgctgtattttcacatataagtctagaaaatttAGTCAGAAAATTAACCCCAAATACCTGAGTCAGcttattcatgggtcaatgtgaagaaccttatcttttttttttaaggaacctCCCCATTCTCTGAGGAGACTGGCAAAAGGCAAAAGGCAATAGCCTAGTCTGGCATTTTCAAATGAGTGGATGGGGAATAGCAATGGTGGGTAAGGGTGGATGGCCCCCTAAGGCAGCTTTGGTGCTTTCCCTTCTGTCCCCTTATCCGTGGGACATCCATAAATTTGGCCCCAAACCTTTCCTTATACAGGAGGTCAATTTACAGATGAACATATTCAGTAAATATAAAATTGGGTCTATCTCATCACATGCGATTAGAGCCCCAGTGGACCTGCTCAATAGATCTAACATGCCTGGCTGATCTCTCAATCAGTTCTTTTCATTTAATACATTTTCTAGAACAAATGCAAATCTGAAATACTAAAGAAGCTGGAGCAACAGCAACTGATTGATGCAGAGAAAAAACGGATTGCACAGTTACGTCAACAGCAGCTGGAGACGGAACAATTTCAGTTCTTTGAAGATCAGTTGAAGAAACAAGAATTAGCCCGTGATCTGAAAACGAAGGATGGTTCAGCGATGTCTGAGCAGACTGATGGGAGCGTATTGTCATCGTGCATTTCGGCACATCTGAACAGTGCTCTCTCCACAACAATAGCAAACAAGAGTGATGCCTCTGCTGGACAGTCTCCTCCTATAAGTCGGGCCTTAAAGCCAGCTGCTACACTAAGTGCTGTACAGAGTAAGAAAGAGACTTCTTTTTGTTTTCATCTGTTGTTGTTACTTTGAAATTCAAACGTTCAGGGTAGATGACATCCCATATACATCAAAACTGATAAGAGATTTGACCCAATACCTACACTGTGCCGATCATTAGAATCCTGAGCAATGTAGTTGTCTATCCCCGTCAAGTTTGATACAAGCACACACACTTTCATCTTGTTAGTTTTCATATTCTAAAAGATTTATATTTCTTTAGTTTCTAGAACAGGATGTAGTGGtgtgtatagtaaaggtaaaggttttcccttggcattaagtctagtcgtttccgactctggggggtggtgctcatctcaatttctaagctgaagagccggtgttatccatagacatctcctaggtcaagtggctggcatgtggctggcatgactgcatggagcaccgttacctacaCCTAAATGatgtagtcacatttgcatgttttcaaactgctacattggcagaagctggggctaacagtgggagcttgccACACTCCTctgattcgaaccgccgacctttcagtcaataagTTCAGAAACTCaggggtttaacctgctgcaccaccaggggctcctagaggTGTGTATAGGTTGTTTAGTTATTGGCCAGATTTTATTTGGATTGAACTCTTCTCCTGAAGTAGAAGAAACTGGATCCCGCAGGCCGTTATGCAGATCCTGAGTacttcaggattttttttaaaaaaatgacattatACTTTGTTGCAGAAAGTCGTCTCCAAACCACTGAATGCACTATAGTCAAATGtggcacattaaaaaaaatcgtATTGTGGTCAATTTAGTTCCTTTTATTTTCATATTAGAAATCAGAATCTTGGCCAACTGCATAGTAAAACACGTTTAATTTCATTTATATGGAACTATAAGTGTAATAAGTAGTAGTGGAATGGGATTCAATATTCAAActcattccattttttaaattatatttacagaactttttattattttaactttaaagaaaaagaaaaccataatGTGTAGCCCTTGAACATTTGGCCAACTCAGGAAGTAGTCCCCATCTTATGACAGTTGTTCACCCCTTTACTAATTAAAAAACAAGTCAAAACAAACAACAGATGGAAAGTGTACTCAATGAAGTGATTCAAAAGAATTCCTTGGAAATAGTGCAGAAATGTCTGTGGGTGTGTCTGGTGGTGGAAGTGATTTGCTAGATATTTTTGTTTCTTACTTTGCTTCACATAAATGCTTTGCCTCTTTCAGGCATATTTAAAAGGCTgtacaggtagtccctgagttacaaacattgaaGTTGTAAATGATTCATCATTAAgaacgggagtgagacaacaggaagtgagacaaatctatccctaggaagggaaattcactcctgggaaagttatcatggggaaaaggtctcCACCGAAGCATTACCATCACAACaatccaatttttttcaaaattcaattatcacagggacagaaagtgagatgaaattttCTGATCAGGAGCACAAACAGTGAAACAAACATGACAagggtattatttattatttacagtatttatattccgcccttctcaccctgaaagggactcagagcggatcacaaaacatatatacggcaaacattcagtgtcattatacactgacaagacagagaaCTGTACATAGAGATATAGATaggttttcccatctttggcatcttggaggctgtgcttggttgggggggaggggagggtgcAGGGGTTTTGTCGGTCCATCTTCCCTGTCAAAGAGCTTTTGTTTATAAACTTCCTCCCTGATCGAAtcgctggcatttttctggcatttccttatgggtagCTTagatacctccccactttaaagtggtacctatttatctactcacatttgtttttgaacttctaggtaggcagaagctgggctaaaagccaggggctcaccctgacctgggcttcaagCTGTCAACCTtccgattggcaagatttactgcagctggcaattAACCTGCTGTACTAAAGCCCAAACcttattaacccttccctattctatCCAAAGCTATTAACctttccctttgctatccaaagataATATGTATCTATTTTTGGCTGGAGGTACACTTAAaattgtacctgttccaacttgcatacaaatccaacttaagaacaaaccttcagaacctatcatgtttgtaactgggggactgtctgtataacATAAACTACAATTTATTTTAGTGACACAGAAGCCAAACAAACCAATTGCCATAAGCAGAGAATGGTTTCAACTGGCAATATAGAGAAACAATTACTCTTAAGTTGGACAGTCACACAGTAGAATATGCACATAGGCTACTGAGTGCTTTTTGAATCATGTTGTACATTTATATACATATCTCTTTCTTAACGGCATTCTCccacttctccctttcttttagaCAATGTGGCTGAAGGGCTACGAAGCGTGGTACTGCCAAGGGATCTTTGTCACAAATTTCTGCTGCTAGCAGAGGCAAATACAGTAAGAGGAATAGAGACATGTGGGATTCTCTGTGGAAAACTGGTACAGTTGAACCTTCACATTTGTATGGGGATGTCTCTTTTGATAGTACTGTATTTTCCTGTAATGAACTGGTATCAGAGCAAAAGCAGATCTGAAGTGTAAGTGTGCCATTTTATGGGTCTGTTCAGATATTCTTATTGGACTGTGATCTGCTGATCTTCCAATATCTGTATTTATATAAATACAGATAGTGAAAAGAATATAAATgaggaaaaagaatgagaatTTGGCATGATTAAAAAGTgtgtgggagaggagggaggagaagagcaAGGGAAGCAACATGTCAACTAATAGGTACCCAGCACTAACGCAGTGACAGAAAGTAGAAGCAAGAACCTCCTATTCCTCCCTTACCCAAACCAGACAAAGAAAGGCAGCCCAAGCAGCAGTGTGAGGAGCGTGAGGAATACAGTGATCCCAACATTTGGGAGATTTGACATGGCGTGGAAAGTCTGCAGCCATTTTAAAGAAGAGTTTAATGCATAAGCCTTTCTGCAGATATTTCTGTGTCTATTTCTTCTGGGTacaaagagggaagaagggagaactGACTTTCCTTCTCCAGTTTGAGCAAGGCAGGGATAAGGAAGTAAGAGCTTCTCATCTTTGCCGGTTGTCACTGTCTTCAAGCTAGGTCCCTATTCCAGCATTGGCCCATGTCTTCATGCTGGATCCTTATTCCAGCATTGGCCAGTTTTAGGGGGTTgatgttttgttaaaaaaaaatcaatgtatacatgagtatatacagtaaatattatTGCATAAtgcttctgttttcattttttgctCAAAATGGATAATATTCATTTTACAGCCCTAATTTACTATTGGATTTTTATCTAAAACACAACTTATACTTAAAGTATGCAACCTGACTCCCAAAGGGAATGAACAGTTACATGAAAATCACATGGTGGTAGTATTCAAAGTCATGGCCATCCCAGTTTGAATCCatatgcaaaaggatcttgtagcacctttgaaactaatggagagaaagaaatcGTGAGCATGTCCTTTCATAGACTGATGCATGAAACAGAACTTTATGAACAGATTGTATGTGTGAATTGACACACATGCTGTTGAAATGACTGCAGGATAGAGACTTCCAGACAGTGTCATAATCTGGGTCAAAGAAGCGGGGCAAAAAATAACCAGCATGTCCAAACACAAAGCTGTCAATCCCAATAAATCATCACCTGCTGTCCTGACAcctttgtagcagattttagaaatctgcaagatggataGGGGACATCCAACAGAaatttacttatttttttaattgacacTCCGAGAGGCACTGAACTTCAAATGCAGTGATGTGGATATCTAAATGTGCACACAAGCACATTACTATCTCTCCTCACCCTACTGTAAATTCAACTCcgtttaatttcataaagatcaggacaaaggaatggttgcagagagttttcattgtaattgctttccaattgtgcttcgaTTTAGCTACCTGTGTGTCAGTccttccatttgtttacagcctgATCAGCtgttacagaatttaaaaatgtgGACATACGAGGGTATAGCATCGAAGTCACATGTTTTCTTGTCTGCTGAGATATATAATCATGTGAATATATGCGTTTTTGAGGTGAAATCAGTTTTAAGCATAcctttttaatatgtgtttttcaGCTTTTAATCTGAATCAGTGTACATTTTCCTTAAAAGTCATTTAACTACCACCATAccttttatcctggtttcttTGGTATTTTAGgcttgtgtagaagggtccttatTTTGTAACAATAAGGTCACCGTTTCAGCCTCTGGAATTCCCAAATAGGTTATGGGAAAGTCTTATGCCAGTCAGCGTAAACAAGGAGTGAGAATCATGCAGTCTTCTGCATTCTGTTGTACTGCAACCCCCTGCGTTCCTCCCCATTGACAGTTCTGAGAGTTGTAATACAACAACATATGGGTGCTTGCGTGATTTCTGTCCCAGTGGAGATAACACTACTAATAGTATAACTTGATAAGATAGTTTCCTGTGTTCCTTGAATCCTCTTACaatgtatttaatatttttatatgtaaTATCCATATTATTTTCTGTGGCAGTTCATATGAAAATTAGTAATAAGAAAggtaattttagggtttttaagTAAATGCTTCTTCTGAAACCTTtcattatatgtattttacagaCCCATAATGAATTCACTATTACTCACGTGATAGTGCCAAAGCAGTCTGCTGGCCCAGACTACTGTGACATGGAGAATGTGGAAGACCTGTTCAGTGTTCAAGATCAGCATGATCTCCTCACATTGGGCTGGATCCATGTAAGTACGTATAAGCCTAACATTGGTGGGAAAATAGGGAGTGCTTGTTTCTTATAAAAGGGGCCAGGGAACATTTCTGGCCCACAAACTGCAACCCTTTTAAGCTAATCTCCCTATCACATGCCAGTAGTAGGCagtgataacactatgtaacacaatttttgttcctgggtcgcaaatgtcattttctaattggttctatcataaacacatgaaaaaggtttattaaactgcaaacactgttttgcaagacatcctgcagcacattgaATATCAATTAATATCttgtagagtctcaaccaattcacataatttgtggcagtttctgaagtataacaactactttcaaagtgtgTACTGCACGattaagcaggaaataacacttacaaaacaggaacagattttttttccaaatttggtTACATACGGTAATTTCATCTTTTCTGCTCCCATGGTTCAGATGGGCTTCCTCTAGCCTTCTGTCTCCAAAAATCTTGACAGTTTTTCCAATTATAAcctagggcccttcaacacagctctatatcccaggatatcaaggcagaaaatcccgcattatctgagtgtgaactcagataacccagttcaaagcagatattgtgggattttctgcctggatattatgggatatagggctgtgtgaaaggacccatATATAGCCAGtccatttatttccttttttaataaCCCCTGATCAGTTGTTTTGAACGTGGGGGAAAAAAACTATTATAAGTAGTAGCTTTGCAtattttttcatttcttataaATAATTGCATGGGAAAGCTTTTGTTTTCtataggcccttctacacagccatataacccaaaatatcaaggcagaaaatcccacaatatctgccttgaactgggatatctgagtccacactgccatatattccagttcaaagcagataatgtgggatttttttcagctgtgtggaaggaggcttagtgaaagggcccttccacacaactatataaaccagaatatcaaggcagataatccacactatctgctttaaactgggttatctgagtccacactgtcatataatccagttcaatgtagattatATACAGCTTTGTGAAAGAGGCCAGAGTTTCTCCTTATTTCTCCCTCATGTTTACATCACATGTGTAATGAAGCAAGTGCCTTTCAGAAGGTGCCTTAGTACTAGCATTGATGTTCCTTGTACTTATTGACTTAATTGAAGTCCTTTCtgtttggaaggaaaaaaagagcttTGATGGTTTCTTTTTCTGCTGGACGCTCATAAAACAAATACACGGTAGCTGCTCTTGGATTGCACTTGACCTTGttttactcttttttattttgtagACACATCCAACACAGACTGCTTTTTTATCTAGTGTTGATCTTCACACACATTGTTCCTATCAGCTAATGCTACCAGAAGCTATTGCGATTGTTTGTTCACCGAAACATAATGAGTGAGTTTTCTCGTTTTCTGTTTTGTAATACTATCAGTTACTATGCTGGAGTCCAGTTGCCTGCAAAATCACTTTTAGATGTCAGATAAGGTAAAGAGGAAAAGTTGAAACATGGAACGTGTCTATTTGTGTTGTTAATATATATAAGGTAGTGTTAGATGACAGTTTAATTTTAGAATGTGGCttttctatttgtgtgtgtgtttgtctcaaACTCTGCTTCTACTATATGCTGTTAAGTGTGAAGGTTTGCTGACTGTGGCTTAAGGTATTAGATGTAAATAGTCTGCTACTTGTGTATAGTGTGTAAGAGAGATCTTGAGCCATGAGAGCTCCACAACACAACTCACAGATTGTTACTGAAGACATAGGTCCTTTGCATTTTCCTGTCCTGACTTCATTCTTTCACAGGTTTAGACTTCTGAATTGAATAGTTTGGATTGTAAATTTATTCAAGAGCTGCATAAATACAAACGATAACCCTATGGATTGTAGACTTGTGTGAAGATCTCTTTCCTTCTATATCTGCGGTACCTTCGGGAGTACGTAGCGAGAAGGGTCTTCCTGGTACAAAAACCCGTCCGACACGAAAACAAACAGAAGCCAATCTTAGTTCCTCCTATGCTTTTCGGCATCACAATTTAATCtttttattaatcccagcaaacaaaaagaaaatcataattccctgaaaactactaccagttacctctcctctagagtagaaagtagaagcagctgtaaggaagcattaaacccaaagcaaaaAGGATATTGAAGCAtgccaggaaaaaaaagagggttttttttttaagaagccCAGGGAGGAAAGCTCCAGGAGGTCATCGCTCTTCTCTACCtggaagtggggaagcctccttaaaatggcaatggaaagagtgtgtggtatGGTGCATGTctgggagagaaagcatgcacaccagtgcctgcagcacctctactctagagtagaaacaattAAGAAGCCCCCTTAAAGCATGGCTACTTGCCTGAAATGCCATCTCttctagaatattattattataataacaattataaataataataataataataataataataataataataattaataataataataatcattaataataataataataataataataataataataataatctcttctAGAATAGCTTTAAGAagtctcctttaaatgccttggaaagagtgtgtggcatggTGCAGGTCTGTGAGAGAAAGTGTACACACCagtgcctgcagcacctctcctctagagtagaaacagttaAGAAGCTCCCTTAAAGCACGCCTGCCTACCTAAAATGCTGTCTCTTCTAGAGTAGGAATAGCTTTAAGAagtctcctttaaatgccttggaaagagtgcatggcaTGGTGTAGGCCCGGGAGAGAAAGCACACATGCCAGTACGTGCAGCGCCTCTCCTGTAGAGTAGAATCAGTTT encodes:
- the STAMBPL1 gene encoding AMSH-like protease isoform X2, with protein sequence MEGLERNSKLSLPAPSNMEQPITVSSLKRLAAVPDHTDVSLSPEERVRALSKLGCNITINEDITPRRYFRSGVEMERMASVYMEEGNLENAFVLYNKFITLFVEKLPSHRDYQQCAVPEKQDILKKLKDVAFPRTDELKKALLKKYNAEYQEYMQDKNKCKSEILKKLEQQQLIDAEKKRIAQLRQQQLETEQFQFFEDQLKKQELARDLKTKDGSAMSEQTDGSVLSSCISAHLNSALSTTIANKSDASAGQSPPISRALKPAATLSAVQNNVAEGLRSVVLPRDLCHKFLLLAEANTTHNEFTITHVIVPKQSAGPDYCDMENVEDLFSVQDQHDLLTLGWIHTHPTQTAFLSSVDLHTHCSYQLMLPEAIAIVCSPKHNDTGVFRLTNAGMLEVSACKKKGFHPHTKDPRLFNMCKHIIGKDVNITVLDLR
- the STAMBPL1 gene encoding AMSH-like protease isoform X1 is translated as MEGLERNSKLSLPAPSNMEQPITVSSLKRLAAVPDHTDVSLSPEERVRALSKLGCNITINEDITPRRYFRSGVEMERMASVYMEEGNLENAFVLYNKFITLFVEKLPSHRDYQQCAVPEKQDILKKLKDVAFPRTDELKKALLKKYNAEYQEYMQDKNKCKSEILKKLEQQQLIDAEKKRIAQLRQQQLETEQFQFFEDQLKKQELARDLKTKDGSAMSEQTDGSVLSSCISAHLNSALSTTIANKSDASAGQSPPISRALKPAATLSAVQNNVAEGLRSVVLPRDLCHKFLLLAEANTVRGIETCGILCGKLTHNEFTITHVIVPKQSAGPDYCDMENVEDLFSVQDQHDLLTLGWIHTHPTQTAFLSSVDLHTHCSYQLMLPEAIAIVCSPKHNDTGVFRLTNAGMLEVSACKKKGFHPHTKDPRLFNMCKHIIGKDVNITVLDLR